One part of the Musa acuminata AAA Group cultivar baxijiao chromosome BXJ1-5, Cavendish_Baxijiao_AAA, whole genome shotgun sequence genome encodes these proteins:
- the LOC135674651 gene encoding zinc finger protein CONSTANS-LIKE 4-like: MGVRQCELCDRAARIHCESDQASLCWECDAKVHGANFLVARHSRCLLCRSCQSPTQWRAEGARLGLTVSVCERCAATASARGRKEGGGGGEEEEVEQGEGGGREEDEEDEEEEEDDDDEGEEEDEGDNQVVPWSLTPPPVTSSSSSEGEEESGRMGNGGGLKRMREDADLAVSQDDLACSSSRPRYLASAPAPSPAAAEDEASSFAPAVRPTMDRKRPALLRPAVGLMTPFLSSSDPNRYKNLQG, from the exons atggGGGTGAGGCAATGCGAGTTGTGCGATCGGGCGGCGAGGATCCACTGCGAGTCGGATCAGGCGAGCCTGTGCTGGGAGTGCGACGCCAAGGTGCACGGAGCCAACTTCCTGGTGGCGCGACACTCCAGGTGCCTGCTCTGCCGGAGCTGCCAGTCGCCGACGCAGTGGCGGGCGGAGGGCGCCAGGCTGGGCCTCACCGTCTCCGTCTGCGAGCGGTGCGCCGCCACTGCCTCGGCCCGAGGCAGGAaggagggtggcggcggcggcgaggaggaggaggtggaacaAGGGGAAGggggaggaagggaggaggatgaggaggacgaagaggaggaggaagatgacgacgacgaaggggaggaggaggacgaagggGATAACCAGGTGGTGCCGTGGTCTCTGACGCCGCCGCCGGTGACGAGCTCGTCGAGCAGCGAAGGCGAGGAGGAGTCGGGCCGCATGGGGAATGGCGGTGGCTTGAAGCGGATGCGGGAGGACGCCGATCTCGCTGTCTCGCAG GACGATCTCGCCTGTTCCTCGTCCCGCCCGAGATACCTTGCGTCGGCGCCCGCTCCATCTCCAGCAGCTGCGGAAGACGAGGCCAGCTCCTTCGCCCCCGCCGTCCGTCCCACCATGGATCGCAAGAGGCCCGCCCTTCTCCGCCCCGCCGTCGGTCTCATGACCCCGTTCCTGTCTTCCTCCGATCCAA ATCGATACAAGAATCTCCAAGGTTGA
- the LOC135674653 gene encoding G-type lectin S-receptor-like serine/threonine-protein kinase B120: MAYQFMGFVFLLSLLIAMASLSHAKDCLEVGQSINDGERLISAGEIFELGFFSPGSSKNRYVGIWYHSFSTDTVLWVANRDAPVADASGRLAIGSDGNLVVLQDGCTIVWSSNVSLKSNQSTVQLLDTGNLVLNNSGDVAWQSFDNPTDTYLPGMKVGLDLDTNVNQVFRSWKSKDDPGVGSYSMGMDPKRSTQIFVWEGTKPRWRSGRWNGQVFIGIQNMVPTYIYGFKLSNLEDEQKMYYYFTVSNNSQRWVLTWDGIEEHTIWKGDTKFWHSDWAQPSTACELYNRCGSYGSCTDENTPTCSCLKGYVPAVEDEWNRSNWTRGCVRRTRLQCERNSSDGGSVEADGFWKMERVKLPDLSDWYSDIGDEDGCRATCSMNCSCKAYAFVGGIGCLVWGVDLVDIHVFSSDGNDMYLRLAGSELETETKTSGHVIAILVSALVLAFGCIYLAWKCKKRLRVFIIGRRGQRILPVNPNRDEDLFEGAEDQQCQELPSISFESITASTFGFSNENLIGEGGFGPVYKGTLPGGQEVAVKRLSRGSGQGHTEFKNELILIARLQHRNLVRLLGCCIHGEEKILVYEYMPNRSLNTFLFDPQKKGLLDWKTRYNIIEGIARGLLYLHRDSRLRIIHRDLKAANILLDKDMNPKISDFGMARIFGSDDNESNTKRVVGTYGYMSPEYAMQGIFSIKSDVYSFGVLLLEIVSGRKNSIFTHQESSVSLLGYAWRLWNADNVMEFVDPAIRDSCSQKQASTCVNVGLLCVQNHAKDRPSMSSVIIMLESGTDANSQPRQPTFTAERSPHDTESSPYDLRLLSANNSITLVTGR, from the exons ATGGCTTATCAGTTCATGGgttttgttttcctcctctctctgCTCATTGCAATGGCTTCTCTCTCTCATGCTAAGGACTGCCTCGAAGTAGGTCAGTCCATTAACGACGGTGAGAGGCTGATCTCTGCCGGTGAGATCTTCGAGCTCGGCTTCTTCAGCCCCGGAAGTTCCAAGAACCGGTACGTCGGAATATGGTACCACAGCTTCTCCACCGACACCGTCCTCTGGGTCGCCAACCGCGACGCGCCGGTCGCCGACGCCTCTGGCCGCCTCGCCATCGGAAGCGACGGCAACCTCGTGGTCCTGCAGGATGGCTGTACCATCGTGTGGTCGTCGAACGTGTCCTTGAAGTCGAACCAATCGACGGTGCAGTTGCTGGACACCGGCAACCTCGTGCTCAACAACTCCGGCGACGTTGCGTGGCAGAGCTTCGACAACCCTACCGACACGTACCTGCCCGGCATGAAGGTCGGCCTCGACCTCGACACCAACGTGAACCAGGTCTTCCGGTCGTGGAAGAGCAAAGACGACCCCGGGGTGGGGAGCTACTCCATGGGCATGGACCCCAAGAGGTCGACCCAGATCTTCGTGTGGGAGGGCACCAAACCGCGGTGGAGGTCCGGGCGGTGGAACGGGCAGGTCTTCATCGGAATCCAGAACATGGTGCCCACGTACATATACGGGTTCAAGCTGAGCAACCTCGAGGACGAGCAGAAGATGTACTACTACTTCACCGTCTCCAACAACTCCCAGCGGTGGGTGCTTACCTGGGACGGCATCGAGGAGCACACGATATGGAAGGGCGACACCAAGTTCTGGCACAGCGACTGGGCGCAGCCGAGCACGGCCTGCGAGCTCTACAACAGGTGCGGGAGCTACGGGAGCTGCACCGACGAGAACACCCCGACATGCTCCTGTTTGAAGGGGTACGTGCCGGCCGTGGAGGACGAGTGGAACCGCAGCAACTGGACTCGTGGGTGCGTGAGGAGAACGCGACTGCAGTGCGAGAGAAACAGCAGCGACGGAGGGAGCGTGGAGGCCGACGGGTTCTGGAAGATGGAGCGGGTGAAGCTGCCGGACTTGTCGGACTGGTACTCGGACATCGGGGACGAAGACGGATGCCGAGCCACCTGTTCGATGAATTGCTCCTGCAAGGCCTATGCGTTCGTGGGCGGGATCGGATGCTTGGTGTGGGGTGTGGATCTGGTGGACATACATGTCTTCTCCAGCGACGGCAATGACATGTACCTCCGGCTTGCCGGATCAGAGCTGG AGACCGAGACGAAGACATCAGGTCATGTGATAGCCATACTCGTTTCGGCATTGGTCCTGGCATTTGGATGCATCTACCTGGCCTGGAAGTGCAAGAAAAGATTGCGAG TGTTCATCATAGGACGAAGAGGCCAAAGAATTTTGCCGGTGAATCCGAACAGAGATGAAGATCTATTTGAAGGTGCAGAGGATCAACAATGCCAAGAACTGCCGTCGATCAGTTTCGAATCGATTACTGCTTCAACATTCGGCTTCTCTAATGAAAACCTGATTGGTGAAGGTGGATTCGGTCCTGTTTACAAG GGTACATTACCTGGAGGCCAAGAAGTTGCCGTAAAAAGACTATCGAGGGGCTCAGGGCAAGGCCACACCGAATTCAAGAATGAACTTATCCTAATAGCAAGATTACAACATAGGAACCTGGTTAGACTCTTGGGTTGCTGCATTCATGGAGAGGAGAAGATACTTGTCTATGAATACATGCCTAATAGAAGCTTGAACACGTTCCTATTCG ATCCACAGAAAAAAGGGCTGCTAGACTGGAAGACTAGGTATAACATCATAGAAGGAATTGCTCGAGGCCTTCTCTACCTTCACAGGGATTCAAGATTACGAATTATACACCGTGATCTGAAGGCTGCCAACATACTGTTGGACAAGGACATGAATCCAAAGATATCAGATTTTGGCATGGCACGGATTTTTGGAAGTGATGACAATGAGTCCAACACTAAAAGAGTGGTGGGAACATA TGGTTACATGTCTCCAGAATATGCAATGCAAGGAATCTTCTCCATAAAATCTGATGTTTATAGTTTCGGTGTGCTACTCCTAGAGATCGTTAGTGGAAGAAAAAACAGCATTTTCACACACCAAGAATCTTCTGTTAGCCTCTTAGGATAT GCTTGGAGGTTGTGGAATGCGGACAATGTGATGGAGTTTGTGGATCCAGCCATAAGAGATTCATGCTCACAGAAACAAGCATCAACATGCGTGAATGTGGGTCTCTTGTGTGTGCAGAATCACGCAAAAGATAGACCATCAATGTCATCAGTAATTATAATGTTGGAGAGTGGAACCGATGCTAATTCACAGCCAAGGCAGCCCACTTTTACAGCAGAAAGAAGTCCTCATGATACTGAATCATCACCATATGATCTCAGACTTCTTTCTGCTAATAATTCCATCACTTTGGTTACGGGACGATAG
- the LOC135674656 gene encoding calcium-binding protein KIC-like gives MARRPVEFEDFLPLMADKLGEDGLMEELCNGFRLLMDPRRRLITFDSLKRNAGLLGLDGLRDDELRAMLREGDTDGDGALNQWEFCVLMVRLSPQLMEAPRRWMDQTSREAFGPGFMS, from the coding sequence ATGGCGCGGCGGCCGGTGGAGTTCGAGGACTTCCTCCCCCTCATGGCGGACAAGCTCGGCGAGGATGGCCTCATGGAGGAGCTCTGTAATGGCTTTCGCCTCCTCATGGACCCTCGCCGCCGGCTCATCACCTTCGACAGCCTCAAGCGCAACGCCGGCCTGCTGGGTCTCGATGGCCTCCGGGACGACGAGCTCCGGGCGATGCTCCGGGAGGGCGACACCGACGGCGACGGCGCGCTCAACCAGTGGGAGTTCTGCGTCCTCATGGTCCGCCTCAGCCCCCAGCTGATGGAGGCGCCCCGCCGGTGGATGGACCAGACATCCCGAGAGGCCTTCGGCCCTGGATTCATGAGCTAA
- the LOC135674654 gene encoding polycomb group protein FIE1-like codes for MAKSGLGCEPAVGSLTAARKREYKVSNRVHEGKRPLYAIAFNFIDARYYDVFATVGGNRVTVYRCLEGGLVAVLQAYVDEDKDESFYTLSWACDTDGTPFLVAGGSNGIIRVINAGTEKIHKSFVGHGDSVNEVRTQALKPSLVVSASKDESVRLWNLHTGICILIFAGAGGHRNEVLSVDFHPSDIYRIASCGMDNTVKIWSMKEFWTYVEKSFTWTDLPSKFPTKYVQFPVFIASVHSNYVDCTRWLGDFVLSKSVDNEIVLWEPKTKEQNPGEGAVDILQKYPVPECDIWFIKFSCDFHYNAAAIGNREGKIFIWELQSSPPVLIARLSHAQCKSPIRQTAMSFDGSTILTCCEDGSIWRWDTVS; via the exons ATGGCGAAGAGCGGGCTGGGGTGCGAGCCGGCGGTGGGGTCGCTGACGGCGGCGAGGAAGAGGGAGTACAAGGTCAGCAACCGCGTGCACGAGGGGAAGCGGCCCCTCTATGCCATCGCCTTCAACTTCATCGACGCTCGCTACTACGACGTCTTCGCCACCGTCGGCGGCAATCGA GTGACCGTGTATCGATGCCTTGAAGGAGGTCTCGTTGCGGTCTTGCAAGCATACGTTGATGAAGAT AAGGACGAGTCTTTCTATACTTTGAGTTGGGCATGTGATACTGATGGGACTCCTTTTTTGGTTGCTGGTGGAAGCAACGGAATCATTCGTGTCATCAATGCTGGCACCGAGAAGATACACAAG AGTTTTGTTGGCCATGGAGATTCGGTTAATGAAGTAAGGACTCAAGCACTGAAACCTTCTCTTGTGGTTTCTGCCAGCAAG GACGAATCAGTTCGGTTGTGGAATTTACATACAGGAATTTGTATATTGATATTTGCCGGAGCAGGTGGCCACAGGAATGAAGTGTTGAGTGTT GACTTCCATCCATCCGATATCTACCGGATAGCAAGTTGTGGTATGGATAATACTGTCAAGATCTGGTCCATGAAAG AGTTTTGGACATATGTCGAGAAATCATTCACATGGACAGATTTACCATCAAAATTTCCTACAAAATATGTGCAGTTTCCT GTGTTTATAGCCTCAGTCCACTCTAACTACGTCGACTGTACTAGGTGGCTTGGTGATTTTGTCTTGTCGAAG AGTGTTGACAATGAGATTGTCTTGTGGGAGCCAAAAACCAAGGAACAAAATCCTGGAGAG GGTGCTGTTGACATTCTTCAAAAATATCCAGTTCCTGAATGTGATATCtggttcatcaaattttcatgtgATTTTCACTACAATGCTGCAGCAATTG GGAATAGGGAAGGGAAGATTTTTATTTGGGAGCTTCAGTCCAGCCCACCTGTTCTCATTGCAAG GCTATCTCATGCTCAATGCAAGTCTCCAATAAGACAGACAGCGATGTCCTTTGATGGAAG CACCATACTTACCTGTTGTGAGGATGGCTCGATATGGCGCTGGGACACAGTCTCATAA
- the LOC135674655 gene encoding thioredoxin-like protein CXXS1 has protein sequence MAAAEQPQEVKSKVAKVDSEESWDLFTTQADDRGCPVFVHFGASWCVPSLAMNTCFEELANSHQDILFLLVDVDEVKGVASRMEVKAMPTFVLMKHGTVLSKMVGANPEEMRKMVQCYVQFICPATTSE, from the exons ATGGCGGCTGCAGAGCAACCACAGGAGGTGAAGTCGAAGGTGGCGAAGGTGGATTCAGAGGAGTCATGGGATCTCTTCACCACCCAAGCCGACGACCGAGGGTGCCCA GTGTTCGTCCACTTTGGTGCTTCATGGTGTGTCCCATCCCTTGCCATGAACACTTGTTTCGAGGAACTGGCGAATTCTCATCAGGACATCCTGTTCCTCTTGGTCGATGTTGATGAAGTCAAG GGAGTTGCTTCGAGGATGGAGGTGAAGGCAATGCCTACTTTCGTCCTGATGAAACATGGCACGGTGTTGAGTAAGATGGTTGGGGCAAATCCGGAGGAGATGAGGAAGATGGTACAATGTTACGTGCAATTCATTTGTCCTGCAACCACCAGTGAATAA